The Ancylobacter sp. WKF20 genome contains a region encoding:
- a CDS encoding ATP-binding protein: MAPLTTVDTTNRKNLLLLAQLRWIAVIGQLVTIWLVHFEFAIPLPLAQMLAVVVFLLALNIVSLLRYRRQESVTNTELFIELLLDVAALTVQLYLSGGAQNPFISLFLLQVILGAVLLEAWSVWTLVAITTGCFVSLTVWHRDLVMPHSHMGGFWNLHVQGMLICFVLAACLLVLFVTRVTANLRERDAHLAELRRQSVEEEHIVRMGLLASGAAHELGTPLTTLSVILKDWESLPAIATDPDLAQDIAEMQGQLARCKAIVTGILLSSGEARGEGTVRTTVRHFLDEAVADWRTARAPAGFAYDNGFEPDEAIISDLALRQVLVNVLDNALEASPDGVELRAIRRDGNLVVEVTDRGSGFPAAILAELGTPYRSTKARAGAGLGLFLVVNVLRRLGGSVVARNRPEGGACVTLRLPLAALSESNA, from the coding sequence GTGGCGCCGCTGACCACCGTCGACACCACCAACCGCAAAAACCTGCTGCTGCTCGCGCAGCTGCGCTGGATCGCCGTCATCGGCCAGTTGGTGACGATCTGGCTGGTGCATTTCGAGTTCGCGATTCCCCTGCCGCTGGCGCAGATGCTGGCGGTGGTGGTTTTTCTGCTCGCTCTCAACATCGTCAGCCTGCTGCGCTACCGCCGGCAGGAGAGCGTGACCAATACCGAGCTGTTCATCGAGCTGCTGCTGGATGTCGCCGCGCTCACCGTGCAGCTCTATCTGAGCGGCGGCGCGCAGAACCCCTTCATCTCGCTGTTCCTGCTCCAGGTCATTCTTGGTGCGGTGCTGCTGGAGGCCTGGTCGGTCTGGACGCTGGTAGCGATCACCACAGGCTGCTTCGTCAGCCTCACCGTCTGGCATCGCGATCTGGTGATGCCGCACAGCCATATGGGCGGCTTCTGGAACCTGCATGTGCAGGGCATGTTGATCTGCTTCGTGCTGGCGGCCTGCCTGCTGGTGCTGTTCGTCACCCGTGTCACCGCCAATCTGCGGGAGCGCGACGCGCATCTGGCCGAGTTGCGCCGACAGTCGGTCGAGGAGGAGCACATTGTGCGCATGGGCCTGCTCGCCTCCGGGGCGGCGCATGAGCTGGGCACGCCGCTCACCACGCTCTCGGTCATCCTCAAGGACTGGGAGAGCCTGCCGGCTATTGCTACCGACCCGGACCTTGCACAGGACATCGCGGAGATGCAGGGCCAGCTCGCCCGCTGCAAGGCGATCGTTACCGGCATCCTTCTGTCGTCCGGCGAGGCGCGGGGCGAGGGCACGGTGCGCACCACCGTGCGGCACTTTCTCGATGAGGCGGTGGCGGATTGGCGCACGGCCCGCGCGCCGGCCGGCTTCGCCTATGACAATGGTTTCGAGCCCGATGAGGCCATCATCTCTGATCTCGCGCTCAGGCAGGTGCTGGTCAATGTGCTCGACAATGCGCTGGAGGCCTCGCCGGATGGGGTGGAACTGCGCGCGATCCGCCGCGATGGCAACCTTGTCGTCGAAGTGACGGATCGCGGCAGCGGTTTCCCCGCCGCTATTCTCGCCGAACTCGGCACGCCCTATCGCTCCACCAAGGCGCGGGCCGGCGCGGGGCTGGGGCTGTTCCTCGTGGTCAATGTGCTGCGGCGGCTGGGCGGCTCGGTCGTCGCGCGCAACCGCCCGGAAGGTGGGGCCTGCGTGACGCTGCGCCTGCCTCTTGCGGCACTGTCGGAGAGCAATGCGTGA
- a CDS encoding response regulator transcription factor — MDRQLLIVEDDSSLARALRRSFERRGYAVDHCADLDAVTRLLADRAPGFAVVDLKLGGESGLECVKALHAHDPAIRIVVLTGFASIATAVEAIKLGASHYLPKPANTDDIEKAFARVEGDVSVPLQGRPTSLKSLEWERIHETLVETDFNISETARRLGMHRRTLARKLEKRPMK, encoded by the coding sequence ATGGATCGGCAGCTTCTGATCGTGGAGGACGACAGCAGCCTCGCCCGCGCCCTCCGGCGCTCCTTCGAGCGCCGTGGCTATGCTGTCGACCATTGTGCCGATCTCGATGCGGTGACGCGGCTTCTCGCCGACAGGGCCCCCGGTTTCGCCGTGGTGGATCTCAAGCTCGGCGGCGAATCCGGGCTGGAATGCGTGAAGGCGTTGCACGCCCACGATCCCGCCATCCGCATCGTGGTGCTCACCGGCTTCGCCAGCATCGCCACGGCGGTCGAGGCCATCAAGCTCGGGGCGAGCCACTATCTGCCCAAGCCCGCCAATACCGACGACATCGAAAAGGCCTTCGCGCGCGTCGAGGGCGATGTGTCGGTGCCGCTGCAGGGGCGCCCGACCTCCCTCAAGAGCCTCGAATGGGAGCGCATCCACGAGACGCTGGTGGAGACCGACTTCAACATCTCCGAGACCGCCCGCCGGCTCGGCATGCACCGCCGGACGCTCGCCCGGAAGCTCGAGAAGCGACCGATGAAGTAG
- a CDS encoding catalase family peroxidase produces MSDSSAPGTSGSHSPAPKAGGPSSARAPLAVIGSLALIGGIVVVVAGAFAYTGGFLSPGRITPTKLVDALAPPGGPALGHRRNHAKGICFTGVFEANGNGAALSTAPMLAAGRHPAMGRFNLATPDPKAPDATVRVRGLGLEIVADGQTWRAAMIDPPFFPVATPQAFFDLLTAAHSPAPEAMKDFIAAHPEFATFAGWAGSAPWTASYAQDQFNSLNAFLFTDASGTAHAVRWSYRPQAAVTPISKDDLEKLGPDHLEQEITSRVAQAPQRWTLELTVANPGDPTNDPSKAWPEGRRTVDAGTLIVDKIEPEPDGPCRDINFDPTILPAGIAVSDDPFPAARSAAYARSFNLRTAEWRDYPYQTPAAPPAAATPATPKP; encoded by the coding sequence ATGTCAGACTCATCTGCGCCGGGCACGTCCGGCTCGCATTCACCCGCGCCGAAAGCTGGCGGTCCATCTTCCGCACGGGCGCCGCTGGCGGTGATCGGCTCGCTCGCCCTGATCGGCGGCATCGTCGTCGTTGTGGCGGGAGCCTTCGCCTATACGGGCGGCTTCCTCTCGCCCGGGCGGATCACACCGACCAAGCTGGTGGACGCGCTGGCGCCGCCCGGCGGGCCGGCCCTCGGCCACCGCCGCAACCACGCCAAGGGTATCTGCTTCACCGGCGTGTTCGAGGCGAACGGCAATGGCGCCGCCCTCTCGACCGCTCCCATGCTCGCCGCCGGCCGCCACCCCGCCATGGGCCGCTTCAATCTCGCCACGCCGGACCCGAAGGCGCCGGATGCCACCGTGCGCGTGCGCGGGCTGGGGCTTGAGATCGTCGCCGATGGCCAGACCTGGCGCGCGGCGATGATCGACCCGCCCTTTTTCCCCGTGGCAACGCCGCAGGCCTTTTTCGATCTCCTGACCGCCGCGCACAGCCCGGCGCCGGAGGCGATGAAGGACTTCATCGCCGCCCATCCCGAGTTCGCGACCTTCGCCGGCTGGGCCGGCAGCGCGCCGTGGACGGCGAGCTACGCGCAGGACCAGTTCAACAGCCTGAACGCCTTCCTGTTCACCGATGCCTCCGGCACCGCCCATGCGGTGCGCTGGAGCTACCGGCCGCAGGCGGCGGTGACGCCGATCTCCAAAGACGACCTCGAAAAGCTGGGGCCGGATCATCTGGAGCAGGAGATCACCAGCCGCGTCGCGCAGGCGCCGCAGCGCTGGACGCTGGAATTGACGGTTGCGAACCCCGGCGACCCGACCAACGACCCGAGCAAGGCCTGGCCGGAAGGCCGGCGCACGGTCGATGCCGGAACGCTGATCGTCGACAAGATCGAGCCGGAGCCCGACGGCCCCTGCCGCGACATCAATTTCGACCCGACCATCCTGCCGGCGGGCATCGCCGTCTCGGACGATCCCTTCCCGGCCGCGCGCTCGGCCGCCTATGCGCGCTCCTTCAATCTGCGCACGGCGGAATGGCGGGACTATCCCTATCAGACCCCTGCCGCACCGCCCGCGGCCGCCACCCCCGCCACACCCAAGCCGTGA
- a CDS encoding cytochrome b, with protein sequence MSEEHTTFSPLQRTLHWLMAAGILTMLFVGVGMVSTVTPKYLPLVSFHKTLGIALLVLVAVRLLVRLRRGAPPLPAEMPAPMKLAAHLSHYLLYALMIAMPLIGWAMLSAGAYPIVLLGGLHLPPIVAPSDALHALLWNAHRYLAFLFFAVVLMHLAAALFHGLVRRDGVFSSMAPHGKRGVSG encoded by the coding sequence ATGAGCGAAGAGCACACGACCTTCTCGCCGCTTCAGCGGACCCTGCACTGGCTGATGGCGGCCGGCATCCTCACCATGCTGTTCGTCGGCGTCGGCATGGTCTCGACGGTGACGCCGAAATATCTGCCGCTGGTCAGCTTCCATAAGACGCTCGGCATCGCGCTGCTGGTGCTGGTGGCGGTCCGGCTGCTGGTCCGGCTGCGGCGCGGCGCCCCGCCTTTGCCGGCCGAGATGCCAGCGCCGATGAAGCTGGCGGCGCATCTGTCGCACTATCTGCTCTACGCGCTGATGATCGCCATGCCGCTGATCGGCTGGGCCATGCTCTCCGCCGGCGCCTACCCGATCGTGCTGCTCGGCGGCCTGCACCTGCCGCCCATCGTGGCGCCCAGCGACGCGCTCCACGCGCTGCTGTGGAACGCGCACCGCTATCTGGCCTTTCTGTTCTTTGCGGTGGTGCTGATGCATCTCGCCGCCGCCCTGTTCCACGGGCTGGTGCGGCGCGATGGCGTGTTCTCCAGCATGGCACCGCACGGCAAGCGCGGCGTCTCGGGCTGA
- a CDS encoding ABC transporter permease subunit has protein sequence MSEVALPQSRALARIPTGWIVAGLVALAVLVPYAAPQTFAWAKAYPAAWIVPVSDWLKAFLYWLARDLSFGLFTFKEMTRFISGLFGYALAVPKALLSTGITFGDEEGALHIPRLSWAGLIVAVTVWSYLLGGLRLAALGFVGFTYILVFGQWDSAMVTLSQVLLAVLCGVAGGIGLGILAYRVPRLENAVVAALDFMQTVPTFAYLVPLVFLVGVGPVSGMLATILYAMPPMVRVTMMALKRVPPELDELARMTGCQPRQVLWKVLVPSARDDLLVGVNQVIMLTLNMIIIAAMIGAGGLGFDVLNALRQANGLGKGLEAGLAVVALAIVLDRMSRALVELRPVHGAAATRRRQLFWAGLAALIGFTVLSLAFPALEALPAEYRISTGSMWSDVVSWVNVNLFSTADALRTFLLLYILVPVKTFLIGFPWIGLLAVVGGGAWALGGWRFGLGMAALMAFIPMAGLWERGMTTIYLCAISVIIATLIGLPLGFLGSRSERMHHFLGAMCDTLQTLPSFVYLLPVVMLFRIGDVSALVAIVLYAMVPAIRFTDHGLRRVPPSLQEAGTMAGCTGAQRLAKVELPYALPEIMLGVNQVIMMALSMLVVSSFVGTNDLGKQIQVAISQADPGKGLSAGLAIAFLGIIADRMIGRWVANRRARLG, from the coding sequence GTGAGCGAGGTCGCGCTGCCGCAGAGCCGGGCGCTGGCCCGCATCCCCACCGGCTGGATCGTCGCCGGGCTGGTCGCGCTCGCCGTGCTGGTGCCCTATGCGGCGCCGCAAACCTTCGCCTGGGCCAAGGCTTACCCGGCGGCGTGGATCGTGCCGGTGAGCGACTGGCTGAAAGCCTTCCTCTACTGGCTGGCGCGGGATCTTTCCTTCGGCCTGTTCACCTTCAAGGAGATGACGCGCTTCATCTCCGGCCTGTTCGGCTATGCGCTGGCCGTGCCCAAGGCGCTGCTCTCCACCGGCATCACCTTCGGCGACGAGGAAGGGGCGCTGCATATTCCGCGCCTGTCCTGGGCCGGGCTGATCGTCGCCGTCACGGTGTGGAGCTATCTGCTCGGCGGGCTGCGCCTCGCCGCTCTCGGCTTTGTCGGGTTCACCTACATCCTGGTCTTCGGCCAGTGGGACAGCGCCATGGTGACGTTGTCGCAGGTGCTGCTTGCCGTGCTCTGCGGCGTCGCCGGCGGCATCGGGCTCGGCATCCTCGCCTACCGCGTGCCGCGGCTGGAGAACGCGGTGGTCGCCGCGCTCGACTTCATGCAGACCGTGCCGACCTTCGCCTATCTCGTGCCGCTGGTGTTTCTGGTCGGCGTCGGCCCGGTCTCCGGCATGCTGGCGACCATCCTCTACGCCATGCCGCCCATGGTGCGCGTGACCATGATGGCGCTGAAGCGCGTGCCGCCGGAGCTCGACGAACTCGCGCGCATGACCGGCTGCCAGCCGCGCCAGGTGCTGTGGAAGGTGCTGGTGCCCTCGGCCCGCGACGACCTGCTGGTCGGCGTCAACCAGGTCATCATGCTCACGCTGAACATGATCATCATCGCCGCCATGATCGGCGCCGGCGGCCTCGGCTTCGACGTGCTGAACGCGCTGCGTCAGGCCAACGGCCTCGGCAAGGGACTGGAGGCGGGCCTTGCCGTGGTGGCGCTCGCCATCGTGCTCGACCGGATGAGCCGCGCGCTGGTGGAGCTGCGTCCGGTGCATGGCGCCGCCGCCACCCGCCGGCGCCAGCTCTTCTGGGCCGGCCTTGCCGCGCTGATCGGCTTCACCGTGCTCTCCCTTGCTTTTCCCGCGCTCGAGGCGCTGCCGGCCGAGTACCGGATCTCCACCGGCTCGATGTGGTCGGATGTGGTGAGCTGGGTGAACGTCAACCTGTTCTCCACCGCCGACGCGCTGCGCACCTTCCTGCTGCTCTACATCCTCGTGCCGGTGAAGACCTTCCTGATCGGCTTCCCGTGGATCGGCCTGCTGGCGGTGGTCGGCGGCGGGGCATGGGCGCTGGGCGGCTGGCGCTTCGGCCTCGGCATGGCGGCGCTCATGGCCTTCATCCCGATGGCCGGCCTGTGGGAGCGTGGCATGACGACGATCTATCTGTGCGCGATCTCCGTCATCATCGCCACGCTTATCGGCCTGCCGCTCGGCTTCCTCGGCAGTCGCTCGGAGCGCATGCACCATTTCCTCGGCGCGATGTGCGACACGCTGCAGACGCTGCCGTCCTTCGTCTATCTGCTGCCGGTGGTGATGCTGTTCCGCATCGGCGACGTCTCGGCGCTGGTGGCGATCGTGCTCTACGCCATGGTGCCGGCGATCCGCTTCACCGACCATGGCCTGCGCCGCGTGCCGCCCAGCCTGCAGGAGGCCGGTACCATGGCCGGCTGCACCGGCGCGCAGCGCCTCGCCAAGGTGGAGCTGCCCTATGCGCTGCCGGAGATCATGCTGGGGGTGAACCAGGTGATCATGATGGCGCTGTCCATGCTGGTGGTGTCGTCCTTCGTCGGCACCAATGATCTCGGCAAGCAGATCCAGGTCGCGATCTCGCAGGCCGATCCCGGCAAGGGCCTCTCCGCCGGCCTTGCCATCGCCTTTCTCGGCATCATCGCCGACCGCATGATCGGCCGCTGGGTCGCCAACCGCCGCGCGCGGCTGGGCTGA
- a CDS encoding betaine/proline/choline family ABC transporter ATP-binding protein (Members of the family are the ATP-binding subunit of ABC transporters for substrates such as betaine, L-proline or other amino acids, choline, carnitine, etc. The substrate specificity is best determined from the substrate-binding subunit, rather than this subunit, as it interacts with the permease subunit and not with substrate directly.), which produces MAMVSLAQGAPAQGSAPPAPALPTGKARLAADAPPALVCRNLWKVYGANAETFLRENPEATPAEMRAAGLFAAVRDATLEIRQGEIFIIMGLSGSGKSTIVRCLSRLVEPTAGVVFYEHQNLLRMTPDELIQLRRHKMGMVFQNFALLPNRTVLGNVAFPLEVQGVGKEEREERARKVIELVGLTERAGHYPRELSGGQQQRVGIARSLAAEPALWFLDEPFSALDPLIRHEMQNEFLRLQRMLSKTIVFITHDFDEAIRLGDRIAIMKDGVIIQVGTPEELVLKPASDYVAAFTRHVARAKVLTAGGVCVPVTPGEPLGPVVPAQALLAEVAATVLAADAPAAVVDADGALLGKLDRASLIADLVGSSQ; this is translated from the coding sequence ATGGCCATGGTTTCGCTCGCCCAGGGGGCGCCCGCCCAAGGTTCAGCCCCGCCGGCGCCGGCACTCCCGACCGGCAAGGCCCGTCTCGCGGCCGATGCGCCGCCTGCTCTGGTCTGCCGCAATCTGTGGAAGGTTTATGGCGCCAATGCCGAGACCTTCCTGCGCGAGAACCCGGAAGCTACGCCCGCCGAAATGCGCGCCGCCGGCCTGTTCGCCGCCGTGCGCGACGCAACGCTGGAAATCCGCCAGGGCGAGATCTTCATCATCATGGGCCTGTCCGGCTCGGGCAAATCCACCATTGTGCGCTGCCTCTCGCGCCTCGTGGAGCCCACCGCCGGCGTCGTCTTCTATGAGCACCAGAACCTCCTGCGCATGACGCCGGACGAGCTGATCCAGCTGCGCCGGCACAAGATGGGCATGGTGTTCCAGAACTTCGCCCTGCTGCCCAACCGCACCGTGCTCGGCAATGTCGCCTTCCCGCTGGAGGTGCAGGGCGTGGGCAAGGAGGAGCGCGAGGAGCGCGCCCGCAAGGTGATCGAGCTCGTTGGCCTCACCGAGCGCGCCGGACACTACCCGCGCGAGCTCTCTGGCGGCCAGCAGCAGCGCGTCGGCATCGCCCGCTCGCTCGCCGCCGAGCCGGCGCTGTGGTTCCTCGACGAGCCGTTCTCCGCGCTCGATCCGCTGATCCGCCACGAGATGCAGAACGAGTTCCTGCGTCTGCAGCGCATGCTCTCCAAGACCATCGTCTTCATCACCCATGATTTCGATGAGGCCATCCGCCTCGGCGACCGCATCGCCATCATGAAGGACGGCGTCATCATCCAGGTCGGCACGCCCGAGGAACTCGTGCTGAAGCCGGCCTCCGACTATGTCGCCGCCTTCACCCGCCATGTCGCCCGCGCCAAGGTGCTGACCGCCGGCGGCGTCTGCGTGCCGGTCACGCCCGGCGAGCCGCTCGGCCCGGTGGTTCCCGCGCAGGCGCTGCTGGCCGAGGTGGCGGCGACGGTGCTTGCTGCCGACGCCCCGGCTGCCGTGGTCGATGCCGATGGCGCGCTGCTCGGCAAGCTGGACCGGGCGAGCCTCATCGCCGATCTCGTCGGGAGCAGCCAGTGA
- a CDS encoding ABC transporter substrate-binding protein, giving the protein MRVHRLLKAAILSGMLAASSLTAPLVAQAQESKDPIIIALHDWTGQHITSHIAGELLKAKGYKVEYVTIDYLTGLTAMENGDVTVMTELWATTAGDAMKASDATGKTENLGPLGPAAKEEWWYPLYMKEKCPGLPDWKALLKCGEAFSAPETAPKGRYLGMEATWGGHDPERIEALGLPFVAVDAGTESAMFAELKSAYERKAPIMLWVYSPHWVPSVFEGEWVQFPEYTAACYTDPKWGINPDKAFDCGKPHGDIFKYTSAETKKKWPGAYAVLKKLKVDGPELNLMVKEVDVDGKPLDEVVAAYVTKHKAEY; this is encoded by the coding sequence ATGCGCGTTCACCGTCTTCTCAAGGCCGCTATCCTGAGCGGCATGCTGGCCGCTTCCAGCCTCACCGCCCCGCTGGTCGCCCAGGCGCAGGAATCCAAGGATCCGATCATCATCGCCCTGCATGACTGGACCGGGCAGCACATCACCTCGCACATCGCCGGCGAGCTGCTGAAGGCCAAGGGCTACAAGGTCGAGTACGTCACCATCGACTATCTCACCGGCCTCACCGCCATGGAGAATGGCGACGTGACGGTGATGACCGAGCTGTGGGCGACCACGGCCGGCGACGCGATGAAGGCCTCCGACGCCACCGGCAAGACCGAGAATCTCGGTCCGCTCGGCCCGGCGGCCAAGGAAGAGTGGTGGTATCCGCTCTACATGAAGGAGAAGTGCCCGGGTCTGCCGGACTGGAAGGCGCTGCTGAAGTGCGGCGAGGCCTTCTCGGCGCCGGAAACCGCGCCCAAGGGTCGCTATCTCGGCATGGAAGCGACCTGGGGTGGGCATGACCCCGAGCGGATCGAGGCGCTGGGCCTGCCCTTCGTCGCGGTGGATGCCGGCACGGAATCGGCGATGTTCGCCGAGCTGAAGTCGGCCTATGAGCGCAAGGCGCCGATCATGCTGTGGGTCTACTCGCCGCACTGGGTGCCCTCCGTCTTCGAGGGCGAGTGGGTGCAGTTCCCCGAATATACCGCCGCCTGCTACACCGACCCGAAATGGGGCATCAATCCCGACAAGGCCTTCGACTGCGGCAAGCCGCATGGCGACATCTTCAAATACACCTCCGCCGAGACCAAGAAGAAGTGGCCCGGCGCCTATGCCGTGCTGAAGAAGCTGAAGGTTGACGGACCGGAGCTGAACCTCATGGTCAAGGAAGTGGACGTCGACGGCAAGCCGCTCGACGAGGTGGTCGCCGCCTATGTGACCAAGCACAAGGCCGAATACTGA
- a CDS encoding XRE family transcriptional regulator produces MRMPLRSMTRPPATPEDEVRVDQTVALIDAAIAAAAPASPAVPAPSSEPRVVSLTVEQAIGAQIRQHRKRLDITSAELAATARISPGMISKIENGQISSSLATLTAIASALNVPIASLFAGYDDRRDCSFVKAGQGAATERRGTKAGHIYELLAQSLGTDVAMEPFLITLPKGAAPYSAFRHSGVELIYMLTGSVGYRHADKLYHLEPGDTLYFDASVQHGPEELYSLPMSYLSIIVYPKE; encoded by the coding sequence ATGCGTATGCCTCTGCGGAGCATGACCCGGCCGCCGGCCACGCCGGAGGACGAGGTTCGGGTGGACCAGACCGTCGCCCTCATCGACGCGGCCATCGCGGCGGCGGCGCCCGCGTCCCCGGCTGTGCCGGCGCCGTCGAGCGAGCCGCGCGTCGTCAGCCTCACCGTCGAGCAGGCCATCGGCGCGCAGATCCGCCAGCACCGCAAGCGGCTCGACATCACCAGCGCCGAGCTTGCCGCCACAGCCCGGATCTCGCCCGGCATGATCTCGAAGATCGAGAACGGGCAGATCTCCTCCTCGCTGGCGACGCTGACCGCCATCGCCAGCGCGCTGAACGTGCCCATCGCCTCATTGTTCGCCGGCTATGACGACCGGCGCGACTGCTCCTTCGTCAAGGCCGGGCAGGGGGCGGCGACCGAGCGGCGCGGCACCAAGGCCGGCCACATCTATGAGCTCTTGGCGCAATCGCTGGGCACCGATGTGGCGATGGAGCCGTTCCTCATCACCCTGCCGAAGGGTGCGGCGCCCTATTCGGCCTTCCGCCATAGCGGGGTTGAGCTGATCTACATGCTCACCGGCTCGGTCGGCTACCGCCACGCCGACAAGCTCTACCACCTGGAGCCGGGCGACACGCTCTACTTCGACGCCTCGGTGCAGCACGGGCCGGAGGAGCTCTATTCGCTGCCGATGAGCTACCTGTCGATCATCGTCTACCCAAAGGAGTGA
- a CDS encoding DUF3445 domain-containing protein yields the protein MNIPFKPNETFRDDYSYANSDAAVLRFPFPFPDDNYMYSVNIEPHVPGGPTPAFDNPFDVDEHYVAECRERAKVLEQDPSRCKVLPHMMAAEWDTLELIMESFATSYPEHFTLTREGINWTWENRPLGIRDSFTFGDASTLPLPPFEYITRQAQGDFTLQDQREDNLFIDGGMVTTQADWSMDFNVGMTFHQWHGPVPLAHEKGVFDRALKFLLRLQYGAPVRRLNWTMTVNPRLDTSPENYPQWGPDRTTVTPENVGRKLHLRVELQSLFRLPRSNAILFGIRCYLCSIEDLARVEIWGKRLHRVLRDLNPDIADYKGTTRYREMAVAYLAPFDDGAALPTGTAPRQSTLPPRSTLTSRG from the coding sequence ATGAACATTCCGTTCAAGCCGAACGAGACCTTCCGGGACGATTACAGCTACGCCAATTCGGACGCGGCGGTGCTGCGCTTCCCGTTCCCGTTCCCCGACGACAATTACATGTACTCGGTGAATATCGAGCCGCATGTCCCGGGCGGGCCGACCCCGGCCTTCGACAACCCGTTCGACGTCGACGAGCACTATGTCGCCGAATGCCGCGAGCGGGCGAAGGTGCTGGAGCAGGATCCCAGCCGCTGCAAGGTGCTGCCGCACATGATGGCGGCGGAATGGGACACGCTGGAGCTCATCATGGAGAGCTTCGCGACGTCCTATCCCGAGCACTTCACCCTGACCCGCGAGGGCATAAACTGGACCTGGGAGAACCGCCCGCTCGGCATCCGCGACAGCTTCACCTTCGGCGATGCCTCAACGCTGCCGCTGCCGCCCTTCGAGTACATCACCCGGCAGGCGCAGGGCGACTTCACCCTGCAGGACCAGCGCGAGGACAATCTGTTCATCGATGGCGGCATGGTGACGACGCAGGCCGACTGGTCGATGGACTTCAATGTCGGCATGACCTTCCACCAATGGCACGGGCCGGTGCCGCTGGCGCATGAGAAGGGCGTGTTCGACCGCGCGCTGAAATTCCTGCTGCGGCTCCAGTACGGCGCGCCGGTGCGCCGGCTCAACTGGACGATGACGGTCAATCCGCGGCTCGACACCAGCCCGGAGAACTACCCGCAATGGGGGCCGGACCGCACCACCGTCACGCCCGAAAATGTCGGCCGGAAGCTGCATCTGCGCGTGGAACTGCAGTCGCTGTTCCGCCTGCCGCGCTCCAATGCCATTCTTTTCGGCATCCGCTGCTACCTGTGCAGCATCGAGGATCTCGCCCGCGTCGAGATCTGGGGCAAGCGCCTGCACCGCGTGCTGCGCGACCTCAATCCCGACATCGCCGACTATAAGGGCACGACGCGCTACCGCGAGATGGCGGTGGCCTATCTCGCGCCCTTCGACGACGGCGCCGCGCTGCCGACCGGCACGGCGCCGCGCCAGTCGACCCTGCCGCCGCGATCCACCCTGACGTCTCGGGGCTGA
- a CDS encoding PDR/VanB family oxidoreductase → MMAQTIALRVAAVTPLSPTLKAFTFVPAAGGLVPPSGPGAHLRLFLRDGAKLHKNAYSLIANPADRSHLSIIVRRVAASKGGSAFLHEQVGEGDVIEAGLPANLFPVTRTARRHLMVSGGIGVTPFLAYIAAFAAEGTPWQLHHFCRPDEREVFAALLAPYAGGSLHIHCDGTLDGLDAALRRQPLGTHLYTCGPESLMGAVLGQAQALGWPKVRLHSESFGGAVAGGEPFIAVLKRSGIEVAVDAETGLLDAIEAAGVEAPCLCRGGACGQCLIEVADGVPEHRDHFLDAEERASNRFIMTCVSRSRTPRLVLDL, encoded by the coding sequence ATGATGGCGCAGACAATCGCCCTGCGGGTGGCGGCGGTCACCCCGCTCTCGCCGACGCTGAAGGCCTTCACCTTCGTGCCCGCCGCCGGCGGCCTTGTGCCACCCTCGGGGCCGGGCGCGCATCTGCGCCTGTTCCTGCGCGATGGGGCAAAGCTCCACAAGAACGCCTATTCGCTGATCGCCAACCCGGCCGATCGCAGCCATCTGTCGATCATCGTGCGCCGCGTCGCCGCCTCGAAGGGCGGTTCCGCCTTCCTGCATGAGCAGGTGGGCGAGGGCGATGTGATCGAGGCCGGGCTGCCGGCCAACCTGTTCCCGGTGACCCGCACCGCGCGCCGCCATCTCATGGTCAGCGGCGGCATCGGGGTGACGCCCTTCCTCGCCTATATCGCCGCCTTCGCGGCGGAGGGCACGCCCTGGCAACTGCACCATTTCTGCCGGCCGGACGAGCGCGAGGTGTTCGCGGCGCTGCTCGCCCCTTATGCCGGGGGCAGCCTGCATATCCATTGCGACGGCACGCTGGACGGGCTCGACGCCGCGCTGCGGCGCCAGCCGCTCGGCACGCATCTTTATACCTGCGGGCCGGAGAGCCTGATGGGCGCGGTCTTGGGGCAGGCGCAGGCGCTTGGCTGGCCCAAGGTGCGGCTGCATTCGGAATCCTTTGGCGGGGCGGTGGCGGGCGGTGAGCCCTTCATCGCCGTGCTGAAGCGTTCCGGCATCGAGGTCGCGGTGGATGCCGAGACGGGGTTGCTCGACGCCATCGAGGCGGCGGGCGTCGAGGCGCCGTGCCTGTGCCGGGGCGGGGCCTGCGGCCAGTGCCTCATCGAGGTGGCCGACGGCGTGCCGGAGCATCGCGACCATTTCCTCGACGCGGAGGAGCGCGCCTCCAACCGCTTCATCATGACCTGCGTGTCGCGTTCGCGAACGCCGCGCCTCGTCCTCGACCTCTGA